The Chroicocephalus ridibundus chromosome 17, bChrRid1.1, whole genome shotgun sequence genome window below encodes:
- the LOC134524538 gene encoding feather keratin Cos2-3-like, which translates to MSCYNQCQPCQPCGPTPLANSCNEPCVRQCQNSTVVIEPPAVVVTLPGPILSSFPQNTVVGSSTSAAVGSILSCDGVPITSGCCDLSGISSRYCGRRCLPC; encoded by the coding sequence atgtcctgctacaaccagtgccagccctgccagccctgtggcccgaccccactggccaacagctgcaatgagccctgtgtcaggcagtgccagaactccactgtcgtcattgagcctcctgctgtggtcgtgaccctgcctggccccatcctcagctccttcccacagaacaccgttgtgggatcctccacctctgctgctgttggtagcatcctcagctgtgatggagtgcccatcacctctgggtgctgtgacctctctggcatttccagccgtTACTGTGGCagaaggtgcctcccctgctaa
- the LOC134524462 gene encoding uncharacterized protein LOC134524462, whose translation MAETTEGIGISINCSHPNIKPYDSIHWYRQLPGRGPAFLLSTLKDSKDLRDPPGRLWVSADRRSSALWLARPRRGDAAVYYCALGDTGRGAGAAAGQEPARAGPGVCVGAEGTVPDGTARGRCRSARRGRLAPTSPSPRAASPARPAPAPAAATPHSQRDAHRNPPPHCRRRGGRNGARSAGRVRRGPTRSDGSRRPRWRPAGSSAFLRRTGRPAAQTLLPTCGIITKFAKNTKIQHCSHIKESHKIKRLLR comes from the coding sequence atggcagagaccaccgagggcaTCGGCATCAGCATCAACTGCTCGCACCCCAACATAAAGCCTTACGACTCCATCCACTGGTACCGCCAGCTCCCGGGACGAGGCCCCGCTTTCCTCCTGAGCACTCTCAAAGACTCCAAAGatctgcgggacccgccggggcggctgtgggtgtcggcagaccgccgctccagcgccctgtggctcgcccggccccggcgcggggacgcggcggtgtattactgcgccctgggagacacggggagaggagccggggctgcggccgggcaggaaccggcgcgggcggggccgggcgtgtgtgtcggggccgaGGGGACCGTCCCGGACGGgaccgccagggggcgctgccgctccgcccgccggggccgcctcgccccaaccagcccctcgccccgggccgcttcccccgcccgaccggccccggcccccgcagcgGCAACCCCGCACTCCCAGCGGGacgcacacagaaatcccccgccacactgccgccgccgcgggggcagGAATGGTgcccggagcgctggccgtgtccggcggggcccgacaaggagcgatggcagccgccggccccgctggcgcccggccgggagcagcgcctttctgcGCCGCACAGGGCGGCCGGCGGCACAGACCCTCCTGCCCacgtgtggaataattactaaatttgcgaagaatacaaaaatacagcattgttcacacattaaggaaagtcataaaatcaagaggcttctgaggtag
- the LOC134524412 gene encoding feather keratin Cos1-1/Cos1-3/Cos2-1-like has product MSCYDQCQPCQPCRPCGPTPLANSCNEPCVRQCQNSTVVIQPSPVVVTLPGPILSSFPQNTVVGSSTSAAIGSILSCDGVPITSGCCDLSGISSRYYGRRCPPC; this is encoded by the coding sequence ATGTCCTGCTATGACCAGTGTCAGCCCTGCCaaccctgccggccctgtggcccgaccccactggccaacagctgcaatgagccctgtgtcaggcagtgccagaactccactgtcgtcatccagccctcccctgtggtggtgaccctgcctggccccatcctcagctccttcccgcagaacaccgttgtgggatcctccacctctgctgccattggcagcatcctcagctgtgatggagtgcccatcacctctgggtgctgtgacctctctggcatttccagccgctactatGGCAGAAGGTGCCCCCCCTGCTAA